The following proteins are encoded in a genomic region of Herminiimonas arsenicoxydans:
- the czcD2 gene encoding Cobalt-zinc-cadmium resistance protein CzcD (Cation efflux system protein czcD) (Evidence 2a : Function of homologous gene experimentally demonstrated in an other organism; PubMedId : 2678100, 8829543, 9044283; Product type t : transporter): MSAGHTHALPTRQNQKYLLIALGLTSTFLIAEVVAGFITGSLALLSDAAHMLTDASALAIALVAIQIGKRPADKRRTFGYLRFEILAAAFNAILLFLVAMYILYEAYQRFRSPIEIESTGMLIVASLGLVINLISMKLLSAGKDSSLNIKGAYLEVWSDMLGSVGVIIGALVIRFTGWTWVDSVIAVGIGFWVLPRTWVLLRESINVLLEGVPEGMDLEKLQQSLLEIPSVQSVHDLHVWSISSGKVSLTMHVVSEDSENLHPVLIATIQSVLAEQFEIHHTTIQIEKQPCEQAAVEHSFGPSS; encoded by the coding sequence ATGAGCGCCGGCCATACCCATGCGTTACCGACAAGACAAAATCAGAAGTATTTACTGATTGCTTTAGGTCTAACGTCTACTTTTCTTATAGCGGAAGTCGTCGCAGGTTTCATTACTGGCAGCCTTGCCTTGCTTTCCGATGCCGCACATATGCTTACCGATGCAAGTGCGCTAGCAATTGCGTTGGTGGCCATTCAGATAGGCAAACGACCAGCGGATAAGCGAAGAACGTTTGGCTATCTACGTTTTGAGATTCTGGCTGCAGCATTTAACGCGATCCTGCTTTTCTTGGTGGCGATGTACATCTTGTATGAGGCTTACCAAAGATTTCGTTCGCCTATAGAAATTGAATCGACCGGCATGCTGATCGTTGCTTCGCTTGGGTTGGTCATTAATTTGATCAGCATGAAATTGCTTAGTGCCGGCAAAGATTCAAGTCTCAATATCAAAGGCGCGTATTTGGAGGTGTGGAGCGATATGTTGGGCTCCGTCGGCGTCATTATCGGCGCACTCGTTATTCGTTTTACGGGCTGGACGTGGGTAGATTCAGTGATCGCAGTTGGGATTGGTTTTTGGGTGTTACCAAGAACTTGGGTGTTGCTGAGAGAAAGTATCAACGTGTTACTTGAAGGTGTACCTGAAGGCATGGATTTGGAAAAGCTTCAGCAATCCTTACTTGAGATCCCAAGTGTCCAAAGTGTGCATGACTTACACGTATGGTCAATTTCAAGTGGAAAAGTAAGTTTGACGATGCATGTAGTTAGTGAGGATTCGGAAAATCTTCATCCCGTACTGATAGCGACTATTCAATCGGTACTTGCTGAACAATTTGAAATCCATCACACCACTATACAAATTGAGAAGCAGCCTTGTGAACAGGCCGCAGTAGAGCATTCTTTCGGCCCTTCCAGTTAA
- a CDS encoding Conserved hypothetical protein (Evidence 4 : Homologs of previously reported genes of unknown function): MGTLVTRYFAFTMLVIFLFMTNVGLWSDHSNWLNHELEHSVNVAPMTKTAEYVSLHDTDHSNSSIATSSVAVEHELLHAANHLQLFLGIDLEFSFLPLTQSAEFYFNYVEILLLAFDAPFRPPRL; encoded by the coding sequence ATGGGCACGCTGGTTACTAGATACTTTGCGTTCACAATGTTAGTCATATTTTTATTTATGACTAACGTTGGCCTATGGAGTGACCATTCAAACTGGCTCAACCATGAACTTGAGCATAGTGTCAATGTCGCCCCCATGACAAAGACTGCTGAATATGTGTCATTGCATGATACGGATCATTCGAATAGCAGCATTGCAACAAGTTCCGTAGCAGTCGAGCACGAGTTATTACATGCCGCGAATCATCTTCAACTTTTCCTAGGCATCGACCTAGAATTTTCTTTTCTGCCTCTAACGCAATCTGCAGAATTTTATTTCAATTATGTCGAAATTCTTCTTCTGGCATTCGACGCACCTTTTCGTCCTCCTCGGCTTTAA
- the gtrB2 gene encoding Glycosyl transferase, family 2 (Evidence 2a : Function of homologous gene experimentally demonstrated in an other organism; PubMedId : 10376843; Product type e : enzyme), which translates to MKNLHPIARIETGELPSYILTVVVPVFNEESVLPIFHERLEKALSALNHEWEVIYVDDGSTDRTHFILQQLRANSPKVGVARFTRNFGKEEAMSAGLRLARGDAVVIIDADLQDPPELIPVMVEAWLEGVDIVNMRRSHRSGESWFKKATAHAFYRVINRLSEVPVPEDVGDFRLLSRRAIDALNLLEERNRFMKGLFAWIGFPQVTLNYSRDARAAGHSKWRYWRLWNFALEGITGFSVAPLKIATYVGLACAGITFIYAAYFLIKTLFIGESVKGFPTLIVTVMILGGLQLMAIGIIGEYLGRLFIESKRRPLYLLEGYQPSAIVQSEVKSNAVLI; encoded by the coding sequence ATGAAGAACTTGCATCCGATTGCCCGTATCGAGACGGGTGAGTTGCCCTCATATATTTTGACTGTAGTCGTTCCCGTGTTCAATGAGGAAAGCGTCCTGCCGATATTCCATGAGCGTTTGGAAAAGGCACTCTCCGCGTTAAATCATGAATGGGAAGTTATTTACGTTGACGACGGCAGCACTGATAGAACTCATTTCATTTTGCAACAGCTACGAGCAAATAGTCCGAAGGTCGGAGTGGCTCGCTTTACAAGAAATTTTGGAAAAGAAGAAGCCATGAGTGCTGGCCTAAGACTGGCGCGTGGGGATGCCGTTGTAATTATTGATGCAGATTTACAAGACCCTCCCGAGTTGATCCCGGTCATGGTGGAAGCATGGTTAGAGGGTGTCGATATCGTCAATATGCGAAGAAGTCATCGAAGCGGAGAGTCATGGTTTAAAAAAGCGACGGCGCATGCTTTCTATCGTGTGATTAATCGCTTAAGCGAGGTTCCTGTTCCAGAAGATGTCGGTGATTTTCGACTGCTAAGTCGACGTGCGATTGACGCGCTTAATCTTTTGGAAGAGAGAAATCGCTTCATGAAAGGGCTGTTCGCTTGGATAGGTTTCCCACAAGTGACGCTGAATTACAGTCGAGATGCTCGAGCAGCCGGCCATAGTAAATGGCGCTATTGGCGTCTCTGGAATTTTGCTCTTGAAGGAATTACTGGATTCTCGGTTGCTCCTTTAAAAATCGCGACGTATGTGGGTTTAGCTTGTGCAGGTATCACGTTCATCTATGCCGCGTACTTTCTCATCAAGACATTATTTATAGGTGAGTCTGTCAAAGGGTTTCCTACTTTAATCGTCACAGTGATGATCTTGGGTGGTTTGCAATTGATGGCGATAGGAATCATAGGCGAATATCTAGGAAGACTTTTTATCGAGAGCAAGCGACGTCCACTTTATCTTTTGGAGGGATATCAGCCTTCTGCCATCGTGCAGTCGGAAGTGAAATCGAATGCCGTCCTGATTTAA